The Solirubrobacter pauli sequence GAGACGTGAGAAGGAGAAGGACATGAGGGGGGAGGGGACTCGCAGTCGGTCAGAAGTGGACACCCTGGTCCTCGTCCGTTTCCGGGGCAACTTGAATGGGCGCCGGCACCCATGCGGGGCTGCGGCGCGCCGGTCCGACGTCAGCGTGTGCTCCGTTGCTGTCCGCGATCGGACCGCGCGGCCGTCGCCACGGCGCCGCGACGATGAAGGTGGTGGGTCGTGTACTCCGTCGCCGATGCCGGCTACCTGTACGAGCGGCTCGCGGAGGTCCTGCGCGTGAGCGCCGAGCTCGCGGACGATCGGGCCGAGCGGGCGACGTCGATGGGGGACGCCGCGGGTGCGTCCGCTGCGCGCGCCGACGCCCAGCGCGTCCGCGCCGCCGGCGCGCGCGCCGACCGCGCGGCGGCCGACCGTCTGGGCGGCCCGGTCAACCACCCGTGACGGGGTGCGCCGCGTGGCCGTCTTCGACGGCGCTAGCGTTCGCACATGTTGCCAACGACGCGAACCGCCGTGCGGCCGTGGTCGGTCGCGGGTGGCCCGGATGAGGGCGTCAGCGACAGCGAGCGCTGCGCCCACTGCCGGGCGCTGACGGCGGCGAACCTGATCGGCGCGTATCGCCGTCGCTTCCCGGACGACGCGCGCGCGGACTACGACTGGATCATCCGCCGCATGGGGCACGTGTGGGACTGCCCGCGCGACGGCGCGGCCAACGTCGTGGGGTACCGGTGCGCGCGCTGCGGCGACGCGCAGCCGGGCCGGCTCGCGCGCTCCAAGCGCGTCGCCTACGTGCGCCGCCTGTGCTCGGCCTTCACGACCGGTGGCGTCGACGCGCTGGCGTCGATCGTGCCGGCGGACGTCGAGTGGATCCCCCAGCTCGCCGGAGGCCAGGTCCTGCACGGGAGCGAGGAGCTGCAGGCGTTCTTCGCGGAGCGGCGGTCTCCGCTGCGGGTGCCGCCGCCGGCGCGGATCGAGGCGGTCGGGACGGACGTGCTCGTGCGCTTCCGCTCCCCGCCGGGTGCGCCGCCCCTGTGGTCGGTCTACCAGTTCGAGACGGGGCGCCTGTTCCGCGCGGTGAGCTTCGACAACGAGGCGGAGGCGGTCAGGCAGACGGGCTGACCGCGCCCAGCCCGTGCAGGAGCAGCTCGATCTGCCGCCCGGCGCGCAGATCCCAGTCGTCCGCGGCCGGGAGCGGCCGCGACAGCAGCGCGGCGGCGACGATCAGGTCCTCCGGGGTGAGGTCGGCGCGCAGCTCGCCCGCCGCCCGGCCGCGGTCGAGCAGCGCTTGCAGGGCCACGCGTACGTCCGCCTGCAGCTCGCGGATGGCCGCGTCGAAGACGAGCGGGCCCCCGTGCAGCGGGAGCACGAAGCGGTCACGGTCGCGCAGCGTCGCGGTCAGGAACGCGCGGACGCCGTCCAGCGCTGAGCCGGGGGCGGCGGCGGCCGCGCGCGCATTGGCCCGCGCCAGCCCGAATGAGCGGTGCACGAGCGCGCCGAGGAGATCCTCGCGCGTCGCGAAGTGGCGGTAGACGGTGCCCACGCCGACGCCGGCGCGGCGTGCGATGTCGGCCATCGGGACCTTCTCGCCCTCGGTCAGGACGAGCTCGGTCGCGGCGTCCAGCACGCGCTCCCGGTTGGCGGCGGCGTCCTTGCGTGGCTGGCGTTCGGCGCCCGGAGGCAAGCCGCTGATGATCGCAGCGATCATCGGATCAAAACGGATGATATCGTCCGGAAATGAAGCGGACGAATTCGTCCGTAATATCCGAACGGGGAGTGCGTTGAGCCGATGAGCGGTCCACCCGACGACGACCTCGCGCGCGGCTTGGCCGTCGCGCGTCCCGACGATCCCGACCTCCTGCACCTCGCGGTGGTCGGCGACACGTACACGGTGCTGCTCTCGGGCGAGCAGACCGCGGGGCGCTTCGCGCTGATCGACATGCTGATCCCCGCGGGCGGCGGGCCGCCGCCGCACCGCCACGACTTCGAGGAGTGCTTCCACGTCCTCGAGGGCTCGGTCGAGGTCACGTTGCGCGACGACCCGCCGGTACGCCTGGAGGCGGGCGGCACGGTGAACATCCCGGCGAACGCGCCGCACTCGTTCCGCAACGCGGGTGACGCCACCGCGCGCCTGCTCTGCACCGCGGTCCCGGCCGGCCTCGAGGCGTTCTTCGCCGAGTTCGGCGACCGCGTGGCGTCGCGCACCTCGCCGGCGCCCGTGCTCACGGACGAGGAGCGGCGGGCGCGGTTGCAGCGCGCGATCGAGCGCGCTCCGGCCTACGGCATGGAGCTCCTGCCGCCGGCCGGATGAATCCGGTCTTGCTTCAAATTCGAAGCACTGCTACGCTGATCGGCAGATGCTTCAAATTCGAAGCAACAACCACCGCAACCGCGATTCGAGGCCCGAGATGAAGGCAGTGCGTTTTCACGAGTACGGCGACGCCGACGTCCTCCGCTACGAGGACGTCGAGGTGCCCGTCCCCGCCGTCGGGGAAGTGCGCGTCAAGGTCGCCGCGACGGCGTTCAACCCGGTCGACGCGAACATCCGCGCCGGCTTCATGCAGGGCCCGATCCCGACGACGCTGCCGCACACGCCCGGCTACGACGTCGCGGGCACGGTCGACGCGCTGGGTGACGGCGTCGACGGCGTCACGATCGGCGACGCGGTCGTCGGCTTCCTGCCGATGGCCGCGGACGGGGCGTCCGCGGAGTACGTGATCGCGCCCGCCGAGGCGCTGACGGCGGCACCCACGAGCATCCCGCTCGCCGACGCCGCGGCGCTGCCGTCGGTCGCGCTCACCGCCCGGCAGGCCCTCTTCGAGCTCGGCGGGCTGCGGGCCGGCCAGCGCGTGCTGATCGTCGGCGCCGGCGGCGCGGTCGGCGGCTACGCCGTGCAGCTCGCCAAGCAGGCCGGCGTGCACGTGATCGCCACGGCCAGCCCGCGCAGCCGCGACCGCATCGCCTCGGCGGGCGCCGACGAGGTGATCGACCACACCGCCACGGCCGTGACCGACGCGGTGGCCGAGCCCGTCGACGTCCTGCTCAACCTGGCGCCGATCGCGCCGGACGACTTCGTCGCGCTCGTCGCGCACGTCCGCGACGGGGGCGTCGTCGTCAGCACCACGGCCTGGATGCCCACGCCCGGGGACGAGGGTCGCGGCGTGCGCGCCGAGACGGTGTTCGTCCGCAGCGACGCCGAGCAGCTGGCCGGGCTGGTCGCCCTGGTCGACGGCGGCGAGCTGCGCGTCGACGTCGCCGAGCGGGTGCCGCTGGCCGAGCTGCCGGCGCTCCACGTCCGTGCGGCCGCGGGCGAGCTGCCCGGCGGCAAGGTCATCGTCGTCCCGGCCGGGGCCTGACCCGTGGCCTTCACCCTGGACCCCGAAGTCGCGGCGGCGCTGGCGCCGATGGCGGGCTTCACCGCCCCGCCCGTCGGCGACATCGCCGGGCGCCGCGCCGTGTGGGAGCCGATCATCGGCGCCGCGAGCGACGCGCAGCCGTTCCCGGACGACGTGACCACCAGCGAGCACGACGCGACCGCGGACGACGGCACCCCGATCAAGCTGCGCTGGTACGTCAAGGCGGGCGCGCCGTCCGGCCCCGCGGCGCTCTTCTTCCACGGCGGCGGCTACATCTTCGGCCACATCGACCTGTTCGACGGGCCGGTCGGCCGGTACGTCTCCGCCAGCGGGGTCCCGATGCTGTCGGTCGAGTACCGGCGCGCGCCCGAGCACCCCTACCCGACGCCGCTCGAGGACGCGTACGCCGCGCTGCGCTGGCTGCACACGCACGCCGGCGAGCTGGGCGTCGACCCCGACCGGATCGGGGTCATGGGCGACAGCGCGGGCGGGGGCATGGCGGCGGCGCTGGCGATCCTCGCGCGCGAGCGCGGCGGCCCGGCGATCGCGCGCCAGATCCTCCTGATGCCGATGCTCGACGACCGCACGACCACGCCCGACCCACACGTCGAGCCGTTCGCGCTGTGGAGCTACGACGACAGCCGGACGGCCTGGCCGGCGCTGCTCGGCGACGCGGCCGGGGGCCCGGACGTGCCGGTCACGGCCGCGCCCGGCCGGCTCGCCGACGCGACCGGCCTGCCGCCCGCGTACATCGAGGTCGGCCAGCTGGACGTCTTCCGCGACGAGTCCCTCGCGTACGCGACGACGCTCAGTCATGGCGGCGTGGACGTCGAGCTGCACCTGCACCCGGGGGTGCCGCACGAGTTCGACTCGATCGCCTTCGGCTCCGACGTCGCGCGGCGCGCCATCGCCGACCGCGTCCGGGTGCTGCGGTCGATCTGAGCGTCCGCGGCGCGTCCTAACGTGGCGCGGAGCGTGATGCTCTTCGACGACACCGAGCGTGCAGGCCGCTTCGCTCCGCTGGCGGAGCGGATGCGGCCGCGTTCGCTCGAGGAGGTCGTCGGCCAGCGCGAGCTGACCGATCCGCGCGGCACGCTCCGGCGCGCGCTGGCCGAGGGCGTGCCGCACTCGATGATCCTCTGGGGGCCGCCGGGCTGCGGGAAGACGACGATCGCGAAGGCGATCGCCAGCGAGAGCGCCGCGGCCTTCGAGTCGCTCAACGCGGTCACCGACGGCATCGGCGAGCTGCGCAAGATCGTCGCCCGCGCGTCCGAGCGCCGGAACCTCGGGCAGCGGACGCTGCTGTTCATCGACGAGATCGCGCGCTGGTCGAAGTCGCAGCAGGACGCGCTGCTGCCACACGTCGAGGACGGGACGATCACGCTGATCGGCGCGACCACCGAGCATCCCGGGCACGAGATCGTGCGCGCGCTGCGGTCGCGCCTGAAGATCTATCCGCTCACGCCGCTGTCCGACGACGACCTGCGCGAGGTGATCGCCCGGGCGCTGGCCGACCGCGAGCGTGGCCTCGCCGGCTCGTACACCCTGTCCGAGCCGGCGGTCGCCCGCCTGCTCCTGCACGCGGACGGCGACGCGCGCTCGCTGCTCAACGCGCTGCAGGACGCCGCCACCACCATGCCGGACGGCGGCGAGATCGACGAGCCGCACCTGGTCGGCGCGCTGGGCAGCCGCCCCGGCACGTACAGCGCCAAGGACGAGTACTACGCGATCATCAGCGCGCTGATCAAGAGCATCCGCGGGTCGGACACCGACGCGTCGCTGTACTGGCTCGCACGGCTCAAGCACGGTGGCGCCGACCCGAAGGTCGTCGCGCGGCGCCTGATCGTCGCCGCCGGGGAGGAGATCGGCACCGCCGCCCCCGGGGCGATCGCGGTCGCGAACTCGGCGTTCGACGCGGTCGAGCGCGTCGGCGCGCCGGAGTGCTGGATCCCGCTCGCCGCGGTCACGAGCTACCTCGCGCAGTCGCCCAAGAGCTGGGCGGCCTACCACGGCCTCAAGGCGGCGGAGGCGCTGGTGGAGTCCACGCCCGCGTATCCCGTTCCAGCGCAGCTACGTAACGCGTCAACGACCGTGGACGCGCAGCTCGGCCATGGTCAGGGGTATGTCCACGCGTCCCAGCCGGGAGGCGACCGGATCACGTTCATGCCTGACGCGTTGCGCGGGACCCGGTTGTACCGGCCGTCCGGCTCAGGCCGCGATCTCGCCTGATTTCCGTACGTTTCGGTCCGTATTTCGGGTTGTGGCTGGTTTCGATCGAAGCCAACCTACTCAGACGTAGGGTCCTGGGACTTGTAACCGATTCCGATACAGAAGCTTGCGTAACTCCCGTCGAATCGCATAGAGTTCCGTGTGGGCCCTTGCGAAAAGTCCAGCCGGGCCCGTATGACGAGAGGGGAAGCATGCCGGAATACCGGAAGGTGAGCGTGCGGCTGCGGTAGCCGCGGCTCTGCCGCCCGCGGGTGCGCGGGAAGACGGACCACTTGCAGCAGCGCGGCGACGTCGCCGCGGCTCATGACCTTCAGTGCAAATGGATTTGTTCGGACGCTGACGGGGGTGTCAGCGTCCGCGAGAGGAGAGGGACGAGGATGCTGGGACACCGGAAGGTGTGGAGGGCCGTCGCGGCCGCGCTGACTACGAGCGCGCTGCTGATGACCCCGGGAGCCGCGGACGCGCAGAGAGCGTCGTCGATGGGTGAAGGTGCACCCGTCGGCCAGAGCGGCATTCAGCTGTACAACTTCAGGGATTACCTGAGCAGCGGCTCCGGCGAGATCGTGTGTCCGGCGTCGCCGGCGCCCGCGACGCCGTACTGCACGCCGACGCTGCCGGCCAACAACGTGCTGGCGCGCATGGAGCGGCTGTTCGCCTTCCTGAAGGCGAACGACATCAAGAACGTCGAGCTTTATGGGTACCCGGGCAATCCGTTCCCGAGTGACTCGAGCCCGCAGGGCAACCTGCAGGGCACCATGGACCTGCGGGCCCTGGGCGACAAGTACGGGATCCGCTTCCCGGGTCGTCACGGCAGCCTGAACGAGAGCCGCTGGGACGCCGAGATCGCGCACGCGAAGATCCTCGGTCAGGACCACATCGGCGAGGGCAGCTCCGGCGGCGCGGGCGGTCTGGGCAGCTACACCCAGACGCTGGCCACCGCCACCCAGCTCAACAAGCTGGGCAAGCGCTCGGTCGAGGCCGGCCTCGGGCCGGCGTACTTCCACAACCACGCCGGCGAGTTCTCCACGCGGTTCATCGACGCCCAGGGCGACGGAACCAACAAGAGCGCGTGGGAGATCGTCATGGAGCGCACCGACCCGCGCTGGGTCGTCGCGCAGATCGACATCGGCTGGGCCGTCTGCGGCGCCTCGGGCCACGCGACCCCGGTCGATCCGGGCGTCGGCGCGAGCTACGTCAACCAGATGATCCAGAAGTTCGGTCGCCGGGTCGTCTCCTTCCATGTCAAGGACATGGCGGCGGGCGGCATCAGCCCGAGCTGCGGTGACAACGACCAGCGCGTGCTGGGCCAGGGCGCCATCAACTTCGCGCCGATGTTCAGCTCCGCCAAGAACAAGACGCGCTACTACTTCTCCGAGCGCGACCCGGTCGCCCTCGGCGGCGCCACGAACTTCAACCCGTTCACCAACGCTGGTGATGGCGCGAAGGCCATGCGTGGCGATCCCAAGCCGTCGCTGAAGGCGAGCCCGAAGCTCTTCCCGTCGGTCGCCAAGGGCACCCCGGCCGCGGCCAACCAGGCACCGATCAAGGTGACCAACGACGGCGACGCGCCGCTCGTGATCGCGTCGGGCTCAGGCGCGCTCAAGATCGAGGCCGACGACGCCGACGGCGGTTCCACGACGGCCGGCGACTTCGCCGTCGTCAGCGACGACTGCGCCGGCAAGACGCTCGCCCCGAACGCGAGCTGCACGGTCAACGTCGGCTTCAAGCCGACCCGCACCAACTACACGTCGGTCGCGCGCCTCGTGATCGACTCCAACAGCGACGACGGCGTCGAGCGCATCCTCATCGCCGGCGCGCAGACGCCGCCGAAGGTGCTCGTCTTCCGTGGCGCGACCGACGCGGTCAACACCGCCGGCCTCGACGCCATCAAGGCGCTCGGCACCGCGAACGACTTCCTCGTCCAGGACACGTCGGACGCGACCGCGTTCAACGCGACCAACCTCGCCAACTACCGCGCGGTGGTCTTCCTCGACAACAAGGGCGACCTGCTCAACGCCGGGCAGGAGACGGCGCTGCAGAACTACATCCAGGGCGGCGGCGGCTTCGTCGGCATCGGCGGCGCAGCCGAGGCCGAGACGGCCAACACGTTCATCACCGGCCTGATCGGCGCGCGTCCGGACTCGGCGAGCCCGACCACGGCCAGCAACCAGGTCCTGGTCGCCGGTGACCGTGCGCACCCGTCCACCCGTGACCTCCCGCTCGAGTCGACGGTCAGCGACATCTGGTACCGCTGGACCACGCGTCCGACCGGCCAGGTGCACACCGTCGCGCGCTACCGCGCTCCCGGCGCGGCGGCCGGCGACGGCACGACGACCGGCGGCACGGACTGGCCGATCTCCTGGTGCCGTGACTACCAGGGTGGCCGCTCCTTCTACACCGGCCTGGGTCGCACCGCGGCCGCGTACGGCCAGGACAACCTGAAGAAGCACCTCCTGGGTGCGATCGAGTGGGCCGGCGGCCTCGTCCGCGGCGGCTGCAAGGCCACGATCCTGTCCAACTACACGACGCAGCGCGTCGTGGACGCCACCAGCGGCAACCTGAACAACACGGGTGAGTCGCACGGCGTCGCCCCGGCCTCCAACGGCTGGGTCTTCTACATCGGCCGTGCCGACTGCCGCACCGACGCCGAGCGTGGCGCGATGATCGGCCAGGCCTCGAGCCCCCGCATCACCGACTTCGCCAACCGCAACGTCGGCGTGGGCTGCGGCACCGTCCACATCTTCGACCCGAAGGCCGCCACCGGCTCGGTCAACTCCGGCATCACCAAGGCCGGCGTCATCCCGGTCTACGGCGACCGTGGGTCAGGAGACGAGATCAACGGCAAGATCGAGACCGGTCTGCTGGGCATCGCCCCGTCCCCGGACTTCGCGACGACGGGTCACATCTACCTGCAGTACTACCCGACGTTCAACCCGGACAACCCGGTGCTGCCGGGCATGCAGGACGGCGACGCCCGTCGCATCACGAAGATCGCCCAGGCGCGCATCTCGCGCTTCACGGTGGACCTGAGCACCAAGAAGCTCAAGCTGGACTCCGAGGTCCCGATCTTCAAGTACGACGCGCAGGTCTACAGCTGCTGCCATCGCGGCGGCGGCATGGCCTTCGACTCGCAGGGCAACCTCTACGTGACGACGGGTGACTCGAACTCGTCGCAGGGCACGAACGGCTACTCGGGCAACAACCAGACCTTCAAGTGTCCGGTCGGCCCCGCGACCGAGGTGTCCAACAACCATTGCGGCACGGCCAACTTCTCGTACCGCGACGCGCGCCGCACGGCGGGCAACACGAACGACTACAACGGCAAGATGCTGCGCTTCAACCCGATCGAGCAGATCGCGGACGGGGCGAAGCCGACGGTGGGTCCGGGCACGACGTACGCGCTCCCGACCGCCTCGTCGCCGAACGGTCCCAACCTGTTCGACGGCACCGAGGGCGGCGGCGGCAAGGCCAAGCCCGAGATCTACGCCATGGGCCTGCGCAACCCGTCGCGCATGTCGATCGACCCCAAGACGGACATCCCGTACGCCGCGTGGGTCGGGCCGGACGCCGGCAACCCGTCGGCGACCCAGGGCCCGTCGACCTACGAGAGCGCGACGCAGCTCCCGTCCGCCGGCAACTACGGCTGGCCGTACTGCATGGGCAACCAGCAGGCCTACCGCGATCGCACCGCCGACGGCAACCTGCGCACGACCAACGTCGCCGGCTACGTCAACGGCGGTCCCGCCAGCGCGCCGACCCCCGGTTGGTACGACTGCAAGAACCTCGTCAACGACTCGACGAACAACACGGGCCTCACGACGCTGCCGCATCAGACGGGCACGGGCAAGGACGCCGGCACGGCGCGCCCGCACAACGTCTGGTACAGCCGCGGCAACCCGGGTGGCAACAACGGCTGCCCCGACTTCGCCCGTCCGAACGGCGCCGACACCGCGCCGGACTACGGCGGAACGCCGACGCAGAAGTGCCCGTACATCACCGCCTCGGGCGCGACCGTGTTCGACGGCCCGGTCTACCGCTACGACGACAAGGCGACCGACAACTCGGTCCGCTGGCCGGAGTACTGGGACGGCCGCTGGTTCCTGAACGACTACGGCAACAGCTCGGTCAAGCACGCGCTGCTGCTCGATCCGGCGACGGATCAGGACGGCTCGCAGCCGATCTACGCGGACAGCTTCCGCGGCGGTCTGCCGTGGGGCGCCAACTACATGGACTCGAAGTTCGGCCCGGACGGCGCCCTCTACGTGCAGGTCTACGAGGGCTTCTTCTCGACCGGCAACAACGCGGGTCTGTACAAGATCAGCTACACGGGCGGCAACGACTCGCCCGGCGCCGATCCGCAGTGGAAGTCCACGACCACCCCGCGTGAGGCCGAGTTCTCGGTCGGCGCGTCCGGTGGCGTCGCGTACGAGTGGGACTTCGGCGACAACACGCCGACGTCCGCCGCGCCGAACCCGCGTCACACGTACGCGGAGACCGGCACCTACACGGCCAAGCTGACCGTGACCTACGCCGACGGCGAGAAGCAGTCGAAGTCGATCACCGTCACGGTGGGCGCGGACTCGACGGCTCCGACCCTGACCGCGCTGATCAACGGCCAGACCCCCACGACCCGTTACACGAGCTCGCCGGTGGACTTCACCGTGCGCGCGAGCGACGGCGGCACCGGCTCGACCGGCGTCGAGTGGATCGAGCGCCGCATCGACGGCGGCGGCTGGACGCGTGCCGACAACACCGGCAACGCCGAGCCGTTCGAGACAAAGTTCCAGGTCAGCGGCGGCGGCTCGCACACGGTCGAGTACCGCGCGCGTGACCGGGCCGGCAACGTCTCCGAGCCGGTCGGCTCGACGACGTTCACGATCGACCTGCCGACGAGCGGCGGCGGCTGCCTCCCGCAGTCCGACGAGTTCACCGGCAGCGCGCTGGACTCCAAGTGGAGCGTGCTCCGCTCGGCCGGCGGTGGCCCGACGGTGGCCAACGGCAGCCTGAGCCTGCCGATCCTCCAGGGCGACCTGATCGCCGGTGACCCGCTCGCCTCGAACGTCGTCCTCCAGGACGCGCCGAGCGGCGAGTGGAGCGCGACCGCGAAGCTCGACACCAGCGGCCTCAACGCCAACGGCGAGCAGGCCGGCATCGTGATCTGGAAGGCGGAGAACCCGAACTCGTTCTCCAAGCTGGTCGCGATCCAGTCCGGCAACGGCACGCACCAGTTCGAGCACATCGTCACGCAGTCCGGGTCCGTGAACCCGCCGATCGCGTCGAGCATCACGCCGGCCCCGGGTGGCACCCTGCCCGCCCAGGTCCTCCTGCGTGCCCGCTACGACGGCACCAAGGTCATCGGTGAGTTCTCGGCCGACGACGGCGCGAACTGGACCAAGGTCGGCAACGCCGAGCACTCGGCGCCGTTCACCGGCAGCCTGCGCGTGGGCGTGGTCGCCTTCCGCGGCTCCAACGGCGGCGGCAACGCCACGTTCGACTGGTTCCGCGTGAAGTCCGGCTCGTCCGAGACGGCGCCGGTCACCTGCGCCGCGGGCTGCTCGCCGCAGTCGGATCAGTTCAACGGCACGTCCGTCGATCCGAAGTGGCAGCTGATCAACCCGGTCGCGGGCAAGGAGCCCACCGTCGGCAACGGCCATCTCACGATGCCGATCATCCGCGGTGACCTCTACGAGGGCCAGGGCACCGCCCAGACCCTTCTGCAGTCCGTGCCCTCGGGCTCGTGGGTCGCGACGGCGAAGATCGCCCACGCGAACATCAGCCAGAACGGCGAGGCTGCCGGCCTGGCGCTGATCAACACGCTCAACCCGAACAACCTGCTCAAGACGACGATCCAGTACAAGGACGACGTCGACCCGAACACGTCCGGCAACCAGCCGGGCAAGTGGGCCGAGCGGGTCCTGACGTCCAACAACGCCGCGATCACGTTGCCCCCGGCGACGGTGCCGTGGCCGAACTCGGGCGGGCTGAACCTGTCCAACCCGTACGTGTACGTCCGCTTCGTCTACGACGACGCGAAGAAGGAAGTCACCACCTGGAGCTCGGCCAACGGCACGACGTTCACGTCGTTCGGCGCGCCGATCTCGGTGACGCAGTACCTGTCCGGGGCCGGTGGCCTCCGGGTGGGCGTGTTCGCAAAGCACGACGGCTCGGCCGA is a genomic window containing:
- a CDS encoding OmpL47-type beta-barrel domain-containing protein, whose protein sequence is MLGHRKVWRAVAAALTTSALLMTPGAADAQRASSMGEGAPVGQSGIQLYNFRDYLSSGSGEIVCPASPAPATPYCTPTLPANNVLARMERLFAFLKANDIKNVELYGYPGNPFPSDSSPQGNLQGTMDLRALGDKYGIRFPGRHGSLNESRWDAEIAHAKILGQDHIGEGSSGGAGGLGSYTQTLATATQLNKLGKRSVEAGLGPAYFHNHAGEFSTRFIDAQGDGTNKSAWEIVMERTDPRWVVAQIDIGWAVCGASGHATPVDPGVGASYVNQMIQKFGRRVVSFHVKDMAAGGISPSCGDNDQRVLGQGAINFAPMFSSAKNKTRYYFSERDPVALGGATNFNPFTNAGDGAKAMRGDPKPSLKASPKLFPSVAKGTPAAANQAPIKVTNDGDAPLVIASGSGALKIEADDADGGSTTAGDFAVVSDDCAGKTLAPNASCTVNVGFKPTRTNYTSVARLVIDSNSDDGVERILIAGAQTPPKVLVFRGATDAVNTAGLDAIKALGTANDFLVQDTSDATAFNATNLANYRAVVFLDNKGDLLNAGQETALQNYIQGGGGFVGIGGAAEAETANTFITGLIGARPDSASPTTASNQVLVAGDRAHPSTRDLPLESTVSDIWYRWTTRPTGQVHTVARYRAPGAAAGDGTTTGGTDWPISWCRDYQGGRSFYTGLGRTAAAYGQDNLKKHLLGAIEWAGGLVRGGCKATILSNYTTQRVVDATSGNLNNTGESHGVAPASNGWVFYIGRADCRTDAERGAMIGQASSPRITDFANRNVGVGCGTVHIFDPKAATGSVNSGITKAGVIPVYGDRGSGDEINGKIETGLLGIAPSPDFATTGHIYLQYYPTFNPDNPVLPGMQDGDARRITKIAQARISRFTVDLSTKKLKLDSEVPIFKYDAQVYSCCHRGGGMAFDSQGNLYVTTGDSNSSQGTNGYSGNNQTFKCPVGPATEVSNNHCGTANFSYRDARRTAGNTNDYNGKMLRFNPIEQIADGAKPTVGPGTTYALPTASSPNGPNLFDGTEGGGGKAKPEIYAMGLRNPSRMSIDPKTDIPYAAWVGPDAGNPSATQGPSTYESATQLPSAGNYGWPYCMGNQQAYRDRTADGNLRTTNVAGYVNGGPASAPTPGWYDCKNLVNDSTNNTGLTTLPHQTGTGKDAGTARPHNVWYSRGNPGGNNGCPDFARPNGADTAPDYGGTPTQKCPYITASGATVFDGPVYRYDDKATDNSVRWPEYWDGRWFLNDYGNSSVKHALLLDPATDQDGSQPIYADSFRGGLPWGANYMDSKFGPDGALYVQVYEGFFSTGNNAGLYKISYTGGNDSPGADPQWKSTTTPREAEFSVGASGGVAYEWDFGDNTPTSAAPNPRHTYAETGTYTAKLTVTYADGEKQSKSITVTVGADSTAPTLTALINGQTPTTRYTSSPVDFTVRASDGGTGSTGVEWIERRIDGGGWTRADNTGNAEPFETKFQVSGGGSHTVEYRARDRAGNVSEPVGSTTFTIDLPTSGGGCLPQSDEFTGSALDSKWSVLRSAGGGPTVANGSLSLPILQGDLIAGDPLASNVVLQDAPSGEWSATAKLDTSGLNANGEQAGIVIWKAENPNSFSKLVAIQSGNGTHQFEHIVTQSGSVNPPIASSITPAPGGTLPAQVLLRARYDGTKVIGEFSADDGANWTKVGNAEHSAPFTGSLRVGVVAFRGSNGGGNATFDWFRVKSGSSETAPVTCAAGCSPQSDQFNGTSVDPKWQLINPVAGKEPTVGNGHLTMPIIRGDLYEGQGTAQTLLQSVPSGSWVATAKIAHANISQNGEAAGLALINTLNPNNLLKTTIQYKDDVDPNTSGNQPGKWAERVLTSNNAAITLPPATVPWPNSGGLNLSNPYVYVRFVYDDAKKEVTTWSSANGTTFTSFGAPISVTQYLSGAGGLRVGVFAKHDGSADDTVQFDAFNVVSGNDPQTSGDDCGGAAGCPQTDEFNGTTIDPKWSLVNPISGAAPTVANGRLVVPLRQADLYAATGNAQLLLQDAPAGSWTATAKVVHGGLTADGEALGLGLINSFNPNYFVKATLQYKNDTNPNVSGAQPGKWAERVLTSNGQAITLAPATVPYPNSGALTLPGDFAYVRLAYDDVTKTLTTSTSTDGTTFTTFGAPISTTQYLNQPGGFRVGVFGKRDASSQNKTVELESFTIESDGCGTGGDTAAPRTTHTLDPATADGSAGWYKGNVKVTLAATDNEGGTGVDYTEYRKQGTTAWTRYSAPFTIEDAGSTTIEYRSVDKKGNVESTRTVSFKIDKAAPTTSAKLNGEAPKAQYDGPVAVDLDATDGSGSGVAKTEVRVDGGEWKPYVEEETILNSAADLAKWAQTGAGGLNWVDDASGGYARTFSGFGMPWYPVKEYGDFVVKLQWRDSSTGTSGNGGVFVRFPDPVEAAARPAAQRHACQVGSGQTDPTWVAIFCGHEIQINDNQPSEPQKTGSVYNFSALDSTQAKVQPRGTWVDYEIKVVGQTYTITRNGEVLQTFQNTPGKTSSRSGDPSTTDRQFTKGFIGLQNHGSSDIIDYRNIRVEPLDSGSVKSGFQVTGNGDHKVEFRSTDLAGNVETTKSVDFKIGSQPAGEKTPPVTTGSLNPATPGAGGTYNGPVDVTLSATDPAEQGTGGGGTPKTLDVSAFPDHWEPDALTATVGDTVRWNFPAATAGSVHDLWLIKPSDPQGYTGTRLSNNNGGIVLPGDPPISQTVAEAGTYQFLCKIHANMKGTITVTAGGGGTVPGSGVDYTEYRVNGGEWTKKSNTSNASPFVTTFKAEAEGAYAIEYRSADKAGNVEATKSLSFNITKPSDSTSVDADLNAQVPRAMGISLAGSVTFGAIVPGIAKDYDAGTTVRATSSVASSKLTISDPSSTATGHLVNGAFAMPQAVKVGVGATPAFAPLGGASSPTVLATWAHPLANEAVDLKFRQSVAEGDRLLEGNYSKRVTLTLSATTP